A region of Solanum dulcamara chromosome 7, daSolDulc1.2, whole genome shotgun sequence DNA encodes the following proteins:
- the LOC129894332 gene encoding uncharacterized protein LOC129894332 isoform X2, which produces MAVSLNSVLGFPSTANYWNLSWSASPQKVPQFPSSFQMLGLRRCVPVSRQNFFLLVAKSDRLETGVSDKDSGKAESSYSEVITPTVNTSSFESSKTGGEVQPIGQIELAVQEAKGSNGSAISANLEEEASSSSPKPTLKRSPLTAREKLRAARVLSRFNESKASKPQLGSKLIEALRESEKGKKRSGLPEAPTNLFDDSKRGMPKPGWTFEFPGGIDVFLVVFSFVFISTVMFATTYIVWKVGAIHFNEY; this is translated from the exons ATGGCTGTTTCTTTGAATTCCGTTCTGGGCTTTCCCTCAACT GCAAACTACTGGAATCTCTCTTGGAGTGCCTCACCGCAGAAGGTTCCACAATTCCCATCTTCCTTTCAGATGCTGGGGTTAAGAAGATGTGTGCCAGTTAGTAGacagaatttctttcttttagttGCTAAAAGTGATCGTCTTGAAACGGGAGTTAGTGATAAGGACTCTGGAAAAGCTGAAAGCTCTTACTCTGAAGTTATTACACCAACTGTGAATACATCATCCTTTGAATCTTCTAAAACAGGGGGGGAAGTGCAGCCCATTGGTCAAATTGAGTTGGCTGTGCAAGAAGCCAAAGGTTCAAATGGGTCTGCAATTTCCGCAAACTTGGAAGAGGAAGCATCTTCCTCCAGTCCAAAACCAACCTTGAAGAGATCTCCATTGACAGCAAGAGAGAAACTTAGGGCAGCCAGGGTTCTCAGCCGATTCAATGAATCAAAGGCCTCTAAACCTCAGCTGGGAAGCAAACTAATTGAGGCCCTACGAGAAAGTGAGAAGGGAAAAAAGAGATCCGGACTTCCAGAGGCGCCTACAAATTTATTCGATGATAGCAAAAGAGGGATGCCAAAACCAGGATGGACTTTTGAGTTTCCAGGAGGAATTGATGTCTTCCTTGTTGTATTTTCATTTGTATTCATCAGCACAGTTATGTTTGCTACAACATACATTGTGTGGAAAGTTGGTGCTATCCATTTCAATGAGTACTGA
- the LOC129894332 gene encoding uncharacterized protein LOC129894332 isoform X1 — translation MAVSLNSVLGFPSTLQANYWNLSWSASPQKVPQFPSSFQMLGLRRCVPVSRQNFFLLVAKSDRLETGVSDKDSGKAESSYSEVITPTVNTSSFESSKTGGEVQPIGQIELAVQEAKGSNGSAISANLEEEASSSSPKPTLKRSPLTAREKLRAARVLSRFNESKASKPQLGSKLIEALRESEKGKKRSGLPEAPTNLFDDSKRGMPKPGWTFEFPGGIDVFLVVFSFVFISTVMFATTYIVWKVGAIHFNEY, via the exons ATGGCTGTTTCTTTGAATTCCGTTCTGGGCTTTCCCTCAACT CTACAGGCAAACTACTGGAATCTCTCTTGGAGTGCCTCACCGCAGAAGGTTCCACAATTCCCATCTTCCTTTCAGATGCTGGGGTTAAGAAGATGTGTGCCAGTTAGTAGacagaatttctttcttttagttGCTAAAAGTGATCGTCTTGAAACGGGAGTTAGTGATAAGGACTCTGGAAAAGCTGAAAGCTCTTACTCTGAAGTTATTACACCAACTGTGAATACATCATCCTTTGAATCTTCTAAAACAGGGGGGGAAGTGCAGCCCATTGGTCAAATTGAGTTGGCTGTGCAAGAAGCCAAAGGTTCAAATGGGTCTGCAATTTCCGCAAACTTGGAAGAGGAAGCATCTTCCTCCAGTCCAAAACCAACCTTGAAGAGATCTCCATTGACAGCAAGAGAGAAACTTAGGGCAGCCAGGGTTCTCAGCCGATTCAATGAATCAAAGGCCTCTAAACCTCAGCTGGGAAGCAAACTAATTGAGGCCCTACGAGAAAGTGAGAAGGGAAAAAAGAGATCCGGACTTCCAGAGGCGCCTACAAATTTATTCGATGATAGCAAAAGAGGGATGCCAAAACCAGGATGGACTTTTGAGTTTCCAGGAGGAATTGATGTCTTCCTTGTTGTATTTTCATTTGTATTCATCAGCACAGTTATGTTTGCTACAACATACATTGTGTGGAAAGTTGGTGCTATCCATTTCAATGAGTACTGA
- the LOC129895567 gene encoding transcription factor bHLH51-like, whose product MENSFCSEYWPETADLNQDSLFLLPQVQNYPCYFPQSFQERTESASRSHSEAEKRRRDRINAQLSTLRKLIPTSEKMDKAALLGSVVDHVKDLKGKTAEISKVLNTPTDIDEVTIEHLNEEEENKGCTSKRKDSVILKASFCCDDRPELFSELQRAIKNLKLTVMEADITSLGGRIKGVFMLCPNENCANDVCMNSLKRSLRVVLCRIAISPSTSNFRIKSKRQRFFLPAQFS is encoded by the exons ATGGAGAATTCCTTTTGTTCAGAATATTGGCCTGAAACTGCTGATCTCAATCAAGATTCACTTTTTTTACTCCCACAGGTTCAAAATTACCCTTGTTATTTCCCTCAATCCTTCCAAGAGAGAACAGAAAGTGCTTCTAGGAGCCACAGTGAAGCAGAAAAAAGGCGCAGAGATAGAATTAATGCTCAGCTTTCTACTCTCAGAAAACTCATTCCTACTTCTGAAAAG ATGGATAAGGCAGCTCTTTTAGGAAGTGTAGTTGATCATGTTAAGGATCTGAAAGGAAAAACAGCAGAAATCAGCAAAGTGTTGAACACTCCAACTGACATTGACGAAGTAACAATTGAGCATTTaaatgaggaagaagaaaacaaagggTGCACGAGCAAGAGGAAGGATAGTGTGATTCTTAAGGCTTCTTTTTGTTGCGATGATCGGCCTGAATTATTCTCAGAGCTACAGAGGGCGATTAAGAATCTAAAATTAACAGTGATGGAGGCTGATATAACTAGTTTGGGTGGGAGAATTAAGGGTGTTTTTATGCTTTGTCCAAATGAGAATTGTGCAAATGATGTATGCATGAATTCTCTCAAACGCTCTCTCAGAGTTGTCCTCTGTAGAATTGCTATATCCCCTTCTACATCCAATTTCAGAATTAAAAGCAAGAGGCAGAGGTTCTTCTTGCCTGCTCAGTTTTCTTAA